A single region of the Actinoplanes sp. SE50/110 genome encodes:
- a CDS encoding oligosaccharide flippase family protein produces MTDLNGRVATAARWSLVNTIVRRVGTFASGVVLARLYFGPYEWGLYAVGLLVLAMLLSLNEMGVSLALVRWEGDIRRFAPTVLTLSTLSSSAFYVVLWFAAPALARALGSPDATTMLRVLCVSVIIDGIACVPLGQLNREFRQFGRTVVDILNFVVNTVATIAFAAAGVGAMSFAWGSLIGNLVALAGFGLCAPGMLRFGWNTEQAKRLLRYGFPLAAASLLTLGIVNVDSVVVGSVLGPAALGIYAMAFNMSSWPVRMVSETARRVSFAGFSRLADSSPDEFATGFVRAFTLVIAAAVPICVVLGVLAGPIITFVYGDQWAAAALPLQFLVALGLLRTAVELAYDCLATRVRKTLMVMQAWWLFSLIPLLLIGAHLWGVRGVAAGHVVVAGLLVSPVFVVVLGRLGIPAGRVLIACVRPALGGLAMGVVAWLAHRWLGGGFLGLAVAGVASLATYLPFVLPLINRLRAEPSSPSAPSSPAEPDPVVPAADPVADPV; encoded by the coding sequence GTGACGGATCTGAACGGCCGGGTGGCCACCGCCGCCCGCTGGAGTCTGGTCAACACCATCGTCCGCCGGGTCGGCACGTTCGCCTCCGGTGTGGTGCTGGCGCGCCTCTACTTCGGACCCTACGAGTGGGGTCTGTACGCGGTCGGCCTGCTCGTGCTGGCGATGCTGCTGTCGCTCAACGAGATGGGTGTGAGCCTGGCGCTCGTCCGGTGGGAGGGCGACATCCGCCGCTTCGCTCCCACCGTGCTCACACTGTCCACATTGTCCAGTTCCGCCTTCTACGTGGTGTTGTGGTTCGCCGCACCGGCCCTGGCCCGCGCGCTCGGCTCGCCGGACGCCACCACGATGCTCCGCGTGCTCTGCGTCAGCGTGATCATCGACGGTATCGCGTGCGTCCCGCTGGGTCAGCTCAACCGCGAGTTCCGCCAGTTCGGCCGCACCGTCGTCGACATCCTCAACTTCGTGGTCAACACGGTCGCCACGATCGCCTTCGCGGCGGCCGGCGTCGGCGCGATGAGCTTCGCCTGGGGCTCGCTGATCGGCAACCTGGTCGCCCTGGCCGGCTTCGGCCTCTGCGCCCCGGGCATGCTCCGCTTCGGCTGGAACACCGAACAGGCCAAACGACTGCTGCGGTACGGGTTCCCGCTGGCCGCCGCGAGCCTGCTCACCCTGGGCATCGTCAACGTCGACTCGGTGGTGGTCGGCTCGGTGCTCGGCCCCGCCGCGCTCGGCATCTACGCGATGGCGTTCAACATGTCCAGCTGGCCGGTCCGGATGGTGTCGGAGACCGCCCGCCGGGTGTCGTTCGCCGGCTTCTCCCGATTGGCCGACAGCTCGCCGGACGAGTTCGCGACCGGCTTCGTCCGCGCCTTCACCCTGGTGATCGCGGCCGCGGTGCCGATCTGCGTGGTCCTCGGCGTGCTCGCCGGGCCGATCATCACGTTCGTCTACGGCGACCAGTGGGCGGCCGCCGCCCTGCCCCTGCAGTTCCTGGTCGCGCTCGGGCTGCTGCGCACCGCGGTCGAGCTGGCCTACGACTGCCTGGCCACCCGGGTGCGCAAGACCCTGATGGTGATGCAGGCCTGGTGGCTGTTCTCGCTGATCCCGCTGCTGCTGATCGGCGCGCACCTGTGGGGCGTGCGCGGCGTCGCGGCCGGCCACGTGGTGGTCGCCGGCCTGCTGGTCAGCCCGGTCTTCGTGGTGGTGCTCGGCCGGCTCGGCATCCCGGCCGGCCGGGTCCTGATCGCCTGCGTGCGGCCCGCCCTGGGCGGCCTGGCGATGGGGGTGGTGGCCTGGCTCGCGCACCGCTGGCTGGGCGGCGGCTTCCTCGGCCTGGCGGTGGCCGGGGTCGCCTCGCTCGCCACGTACCTCCCGTTCGTCCTCCCGCTCATCAACCGCCTGCGGGCCGAGCCGTCGTCCCCTTCCGCGCCCTCGTCGCCGGCCGAGCCCGATCCCGTCGTCCCGGCCGCCGATCCCGTCGCCGACCCCGTCTAG
- a CDS encoding glycosyltransferase family A protein: MPSLKKRLRDRYGWLPLEELRNKVVLGHTAVGLARFERAEVRRLLPTLPGGVRPRARVAVIVLTYQRADGLARAVESVLAQTMKDLVLIVVDDAGGQVPDLPPDPRLHTVALRHNINVPGVGRNVGIGLTDSDHVAFLDDDNTWDEHHLETALARLDGPAAPNRPDAVYTAMRRIMPDGTVRDVLSVPFDRRLAWERCYLDNNPLVLRRLPATRFSRLRRTTSVAPKEDWELVYRFSRRHRVEHIPEPTVNYTINPDSYWTPWELP, from the coding sequence ATGCCCTCGCTGAAGAAGCGGCTGCGCGACCGGTACGGCTGGTTGCCGCTCGAAGAGCTGCGCAACAAGGTCGTGCTCGGGCACACCGCGGTCGGCCTGGCCCGCTTCGAGCGCGCCGAGGTCCGTCGCCTGCTGCCGACCCTGCCCGGCGGGGTCCGGCCGCGGGCCCGGGTCGCCGTCATCGTGCTCACCTACCAGCGCGCCGACGGCCTGGCCCGCGCCGTCGAGTCGGTCCTCGCCCAGACCATGAAGGACCTGGTCCTGATCGTGGTCGACGACGCCGGCGGGCAGGTGCCGGATCTCCCGCCCGACCCGCGGCTGCACACCGTCGCGCTGCGGCACAACATCAACGTGCCCGGGGTGGGTCGCAACGTCGGTATCGGGCTGACCGATTCCGACCACGTCGCCTTCCTCGATGACGACAACACCTGGGACGAGCACCACCTGGAGACGGCCCTCGCGCGGCTGGACGGGCCGGCGGCGCCGAACCGCCCGGACGCGGTCTACACCGCCATGCGGCGGATCATGCCCGACGGGACGGTGCGCGACGTGCTGTCCGTCCCGTTCGACCGGCGGCTCGCCTGGGAGCGGTGCTACCTGGACAACAACCCGCTCGTGCTGCGGCGCCTGCCCGCCACCCGCTTCAGCCGGCTGCGCCGCACCACCTCGGTCGCGCCGAAGGAGGACTGGGAGCTGGTCTACCGGTTCAGCCGCCGGCACCGTGTCGAGCACATCCCGGAGCCGACCGTGAACTACACCATCAACCCGGACAGCTACTGGACCCCGTGGGAGTTGCCGTGA
- a CDS encoding DMT family transporter, giving the protein MVQRQHRGMLALGAAVLLWASFALTVRGIGGSGLTAMDAALLRFGTPVVLLSPWLPRAVRAVRRERPTTIAALLLAGLPHYLLSALGGRLASAAVVGLLLPGTVPLFVALLKRDRRRWPALAAILLGVAVLTVAHAGLAGIAVLLAAGLAWAVYTMALSRTGLDLISLVLVVCTPSALIALAGSAHLKAAPAGTIVLFVVLQGVGTGIVSTLSYAYAVRRLGSSIPAVTGALSPVLTTLLAVPIFGEGLTAGAAVALLLIVGGVVAYNAPQRQRLTTPAAALRSRTGSRRDPWVAARTVDGVSSR; this is encoded by the coding sequence ATGGTCCAGCGACAACACCGTGGCATGCTGGCGCTCGGCGCCGCCGTCCTGCTCTGGGCGTCGTTCGCGCTCACCGTCCGGGGCATCGGCGGGTCCGGGCTGACCGCGATGGACGCCGCGTTGCTGCGGTTCGGCACCCCGGTCGTCCTGCTGTCGCCGTGGCTGCCGCGCGCCGTCCGGGCGGTCCGCCGGGAGCGGCCGACGACGATCGCCGCCCTCCTGCTGGCCGGGCTGCCGCACTATCTGCTCTCCGCGCTGGGCGGGCGGCTGGCCTCGGCCGCCGTGGTGGGCCTGCTGCTGCCCGGCACGGTGCCGCTGTTCGTGGCACTGCTCAAGCGGGACCGCCGCCGGTGGCCGGCGCTGGCCGCGATCCTGCTCGGGGTGGCCGTGCTGACCGTCGCGCACGCCGGCCTGGCCGGGATCGCGGTGCTGCTGGCCGCCGGGCTGGCGTGGGCGGTCTACACGATGGCGCTGAGCCGCACCGGACTGGATCTGATCAGCCTGGTGCTGGTCGTCTGCACACCGTCGGCCCTGATCGCGCTGGCCGGGTCGGCGCACCTGAAAGCCGCCCCGGCCGGGACCATCGTGCTGTTCGTGGTGCTGCAGGGGGTGGGCACCGGAATCGTGTCGACGCTCAGCTACGCGTACGCCGTCCGCCGGCTGGGCAGTTCGATCCCGGCGGTGACCGGCGCGCTCAGTCCGGTGCTGACCACCCTGCTGGCCGTGCCGATCTTCGGGGAGGGCCTGACCGCCGGTGCCGCCGTGGCGCTGCTGCTGATCGTCGGTGGGGTGGTCGCCTACAACGCGCCTCAGCGCCAGCGTTTGACCACGCCGGCCGCCGCGTTGCGCAGCCGCACCGGGAGCCGGCGCGACCCTTGGGTGGCCGCACGTACCGTCGACGGGGTGTCGTCCCGATAG
- a CDS encoding glycosyltransferase gives MTSVVIAAHNEAAVLGRCLDTLLADARPGEFDVTVVANGCTDDTAAVARSRGVRVIELPEPGKPGALNAADEVAAGFPRVYLDADIMLTTSGLRDLAAACASTPAATARRELDLSGRPLPVRAYFSVHRHLPALRTGLFGRGVIALSGSGRARFTRFPDMVADDLFVDSLFTTDEKQQVASVASVVATPRHTRDLIRRLIRVRAGNAAMRAAAARGEIQAAVRPSGRSSWLKDVVLRRPWLAPAAVCYVAITVYAAVQARRRPDTEWGRDASTRESASA, from the coding sequence GTGACCAGTGTGGTGATCGCCGCGCACAACGAGGCGGCGGTGCTCGGGCGGTGCCTGGACACCCTGCTCGCCGACGCGCGGCCCGGCGAGTTCGACGTCACCGTGGTGGCCAACGGGTGCACCGACGACACCGCGGCGGTCGCGCGATCCCGTGGCGTCCGCGTCATCGAACTCCCGGAGCCGGGCAAACCCGGCGCCCTGAACGCGGCCGACGAGGTCGCGGCCGGTTTTCCACGGGTCTATCTGGACGCGGACATCATGCTGACCACCAGCGGTCTGCGGGACCTCGCGGCGGCGTGTGCCTCGACGCCGGCGGCGACCGCCCGACGGGAACTCGATCTCTCCGGGCGGCCGCTGCCGGTCCGGGCGTACTTCAGCGTGCACCGGCATCTACCCGCCCTGCGAACCGGACTGTTCGGCCGCGGTGTGATCGCGTTGTCCGGGTCCGGTCGGGCCCGGTTCACCAGATTTCCGGACATGGTGGCGGACGACCTGTTCGTCGACTCACTCTTCACCACCGACGAGAAACAACAGGTGGCATCGGTCGCGTCGGTGGTCGCGACGCCGCGCCACACCCGCGACCTGATCCGCCGGCTGATCCGGGTCCGGGCCGGCAACGCGGCCATGCGGGCCGCGGCGGCCCGCGGTGAGATCCAGGCGGCGGTACGCCCGTCCGGGCGCTCGTCCTGGCTCAAGGACGTGGTGCTGCGCCGCCCCTGGCTGGCCCCCGCCGCGGTCTGCTACGTCGCCATCACCGTGTACGCAGCCGTGCAGGCCAGACGTCGCCCAGATACCGAGTGGGGCCGGGACGCGTCAACCAGGGAGTCGGCGAGTGCCTGA
- a CDS encoding glycosyltransferase family 4 protein, translating into MGKRPSVAILVANLPAEKDRRVIRECLSLEAAGYDVTVIAPRGDRSLTILPGSERTRLRPYPIVVYGSGVLSFAVEFFWSFLWISIRLLGEILRGRAQAVQVCNPPDIYFPLALLVRALGRPWVFDHHDLSPEVYVSRGGEPNPLVSRLLVAFEWATLRTATAVFATNESFKDNAVRRGVRPEKVTVVRNGPAFAEIASSDGPADGPHRVVYLGVFGPQDNVEGAVLAAEELIGLRGRTGWKMILAGDGETAAGLRELTAQRGLGDVVEFTGWLGGPEVDALLREATVAIQPDLPTRMNQLSTMAKTVEYLGRGVPVVAADLIETHATVGDAGLYVPNGTPEEFAAAIDTLLDDPDLRAGMRKLGRERFRDSLSWEHQAVQYIAVWDRLLRRGGTPRIPAQRQPSSAPSRVDAP; encoded by the coding sequence GTGGGGAAAAGACCGAGCGTCGCGATTCTGGTGGCGAACCTGCCGGCCGAGAAGGATCGCCGCGTGATCCGGGAATGCCTGAGTCTCGAGGCGGCCGGATACGACGTGACGGTGATCGCACCGCGCGGTGACCGCAGCCTCACGATCCTCCCGGGCAGCGAGCGGACCCGACTCCGGCCGTACCCGATCGTCGTCTACGGCAGCGGGGTGCTCTCGTTCGCCGTCGAGTTCTTCTGGTCGTTCCTCTGGATCAGCATCCGGCTGCTCGGCGAGATCCTGCGCGGCCGGGCCCAGGCGGTCCAGGTGTGCAACCCGCCGGACATCTACTTCCCGCTCGCGCTGCTGGTCCGGGCGCTCGGCCGGCCCTGGGTCTTCGACCACCACGACCTCTCCCCCGAGGTCTACGTCTCGCGCGGCGGCGAGCCGAACCCGCTCGTCTCCCGGCTGCTGGTCGCCTTCGAGTGGGCGACGCTGCGCACCGCCACCGCGGTCTTCGCGACCAACGAGTCGTTCAAGGACAACGCGGTGCGCCGCGGAGTGAGACCGGAGAAGGTCACCGTGGTCCGCAACGGCCCGGCGTTCGCCGAGATCGCCTCCTCGGACGGCCCCGCCGACGGTCCGCACCGCGTCGTCTACCTGGGCGTCTTCGGCCCGCAGGACAACGTCGAGGGCGCCGTGCTGGCCGCCGAGGAGCTGATCGGGCTGCGCGGCCGCACCGGCTGGAAGATGATCCTGGCCGGGGACGGCGAGACCGCCGCCGGCCTGCGCGAGCTCACCGCGCAGCGCGGCCTGGGCGACGTGGTGGAGTTCACCGGCTGGCTGGGCGGACCCGAGGTCGACGCGCTGCTGCGCGAGGCCACCGTGGCGATCCAGCCCGACCTGCCGACCCGGATGAACCAGCTGTCGACCATGGCCAAGACCGTGGAATATCTGGGGCGCGGCGTGCCGGTGGTGGCCGCCGACCTGATCGAGACGCACGCGACCGTCGGCGACGCCGGGCTCTACGTGCCGAACGGCACGCCGGAAGAGTTCGCGGCCGCGATCGACACCCTGCTCGACGACCCTGACCTGCGGGCCGGCATGCGCAAGCTCGGCCGCGAGCGGTTCCGCGACTCCCTGTCCTGGGAGCACCAGGCGGTGCAGTACATCGCGGTGTGGGACCGGCTGCTGCGCCGTGGCGGCACACCGCGGATCCCGGCGCAGCGGCAGCCGTCCTCGGCGCCGTCCCGGGTGGACGCGCCGTGA
- a CDS encoding O-antigen ligase, protein MPTGSTAAEARRTTREPHAATVTDRRPGRLYRSQQRLRTLGPDSLLATYIVLLLVVPARLVVASIGATGTVANLFLLVSLLWYAISWLMRRVTPAPFTRVPRLALLFYVVAILLAYVAVGRRDADAAEYSAADRALLQLLIWLPLILLTTSLTEYRQIERLLKLFVRLCTWVAVLAMAEFVLKQSLTAWIVIPGLSSNAASELVARGDFVRPTATASNTLELAATLCIALPFAIQQALYDTDGRKPWKRWAPVFVIALASVMTVSRTSVIGLVLVFLVLVVTWPAGRVGKALLLMIPALGATRILVPGLVGTLIGLFSAMFNGGDNSTNSRTATSADVGEFMKGHTWFGRGPGTFLPDLYRFTDNQYLLALLEIGVVGLLAIVGLYVATIHCGGAGRRRFTDPARRETGQAFVAVGFVMLVVTVTFDTLSFPIVAGSTFLMLGLSGAYLSVARREGDSPQ, encoded by the coding sequence ATGCCAACCGGGTCAACGGCAGCTGAGGCTCGCCGCACCACGCGCGAGCCGCACGCGGCCACCGTCACCGACCGCCGCCCGGGTCGCCTGTACCGCTCCCAGCAGCGCCTGCGCACCCTCGGCCCGGATTCCCTGCTCGCCACCTACATCGTCCTGCTGCTGGTCGTCCCGGCCCGGCTGGTGGTGGCCAGCATCGGCGCTACCGGCACGGTCGCCAACCTGTTCCTGCTGGTCTCGCTGCTGTGGTACGCGATCAGCTGGTTGATGCGCCGGGTCACCCCGGCGCCGTTCACCCGGGTGCCCCGGCTCGCACTGCTCTTCTACGTCGTCGCGATCCTGCTGGCGTACGTGGCGGTCGGCCGCCGCGACGCCGACGCCGCCGAGTACAGCGCCGCCGACCGGGCCCTGCTGCAGCTGCTGATCTGGCTCCCGCTGATCCTGCTGACCACCTCGCTCACCGAGTACCGGCAGATCGAGCGGCTGCTCAAGCTGTTCGTCCGGCTGTGCACCTGGGTCGCGGTGCTGGCGATGGCCGAGTTCGTGCTCAAGCAGAGCCTGACCGCCTGGATCGTGATCCCCGGCCTGTCCTCCAACGCCGCCTCCGAGTTGGTCGCCCGCGGTGACTTCGTGCGGCCCACGGCCACCGCGTCGAACACCCTGGAGCTGGCCGCCACCCTGTGCATCGCCCTGCCGTTCGCGATCCAGCAGGCGCTGTACGACACCGACGGCCGCAAGCCGTGGAAACGCTGGGCGCCGGTCTTCGTGATCGCGCTGGCCTCGGTGATGACCGTGTCGCGCACCTCGGTGATCGGCCTGGTGCTGGTCTTCCTGGTGCTGGTGGTCACCTGGCCGGCCGGCCGGGTCGGCAAGGCGCTGCTGCTGATGATCCCGGCCCTGGGCGCCACCCGGATCCTCGTCCCGGGTCTGGTCGGCACGCTGATCGGCCTGTTCAGCGCGATGTTCAACGGTGGCGACAACAGCACCAACTCGCGGACCGCGACCAGCGCCGACGTGGGCGAGTTCATGAAGGGGCACACCTGGTTCGGGCGCGGCCCCGGCACCTTCCTGCCCGACCTGTACCGCTTCACCGACAATCAGTACCTGCTGGCCCTGCTGGAGATCGGCGTGGTCGGCCTGCTGGCGATCGTCGGGCTCTACGTGGCGACCATCCATTGTGGCGGCGCCGGTCGCCGCCGTTTCACCGACCCGGCACGCCGGGAGACCGGTCAGGCGTTTGTGGCCGTCGGGTTCGTGATGCTCGTCGTAACGGTCACTTTCGACACCCTGAGCTTCCCGATCGTGGCCGGATCCACTTTCCTGATGTTGGGCCTGTCCGGTGCGTACCTGAGCGTGGCCCGCCGCGAAGGAGACTCTCCACAGTGA
- a CDS encoding Lrp/AsnC family transcriptional regulator, with amino-acid sequence MDSIDRRILLELQKDGRLTNQELADRVGLSPSPCLRRVRQLQDSGVISGYTAVLSAEALGLTITAFARLTLLSHTSTVVDEVEARLRAIPEVVEAYLLAGDDDYMVKIVVASFAAYEDLLRRELRAIPSLGSITTSFAFAVTKPQSPLPMP; translated from the coding sequence GTGGACTCGATCGATCGCCGGATTCTGCTGGAACTGCAGAAGGACGGCCGCCTCACCAACCAGGAACTCGCCGACCGGGTCGGCCTGTCCCCCTCCCCCTGCCTGCGCCGGGTCCGCCAGTTGCAGGACTCCGGCGTGATCTCCGGCTACACCGCGGTGCTGTCCGCGGAGGCGCTCGGCCTGACGATCACCGCTTTCGCCCGGCTCACCCTGCTCTCGCACACCTCGACGGTGGTCGACGAGGTGGAGGCGCGGCTGCGCGCCATCCCCGAGGTGGTCGAGGCCTACCTGCTGGCCGGCGACGACGACTACATGGTGAAGATCGTGGTGGCCTCGTTCGCCGCCTACGAGGATCTGCTGCGCCGCGAGCTGCGCGCCATCCCGTCGCTGGGCTCGATCACGACCAGCTTCGCCTTCGCCGTGACCAAGCCGCAGTCCCCGCTCCCGATGCCCTGA
- a CDS encoding polysaccharide deacetylase family protein, with the protein MPEQFNILFHGIGTPRRDLEPGEDQYWITEDAFHAILDEVAAWPAVSLSFDDSNSSDIEIALPALLDRGLTAEFFVLAGRLDQPGSLGEADLRDLLKQGMAVGTHGMHHHPWRGLTADTTRSELADARDRISAVIGRPVTRAACPLGRYDRGTLGALRRLGYTTVFTSDRRPARPGRWLQPRFSVYRDDTPSTVRAATQGSRRLPVRLRNAAAGVVKRWR; encoded by the coding sequence GTGCCTGAGCAGTTCAACATCCTGTTCCACGGGATCGGGACCCCGCGGCGCGACCTGGAGCCCGGCGAGGACCAGTACTGGATCACCGAAGACGCGTTCCACGCGATCCTCGACGAGGTCGCCGCGTGGCCCGCGGTCAGCCTCAGCTTCGACGACAGCAACTCCTCGGATATCGAGATCGCCCTGCCCGCCCTGCTCGACCGGGGCCTGACCGCCGAGTTCTTCGTTCTCGCCGGCCGGCTCGACCAGCCCGGCAGTCTCGGCGAGGCCGACCTGCGTGACCTGCTCAAACAGGGGATGGCGGTCGGCACGCACGGGATGCACCACCACCCGTGGCGGGGCCTGACCGCGGACACCACGCGGTCCGAGCTCGCCGACGCCCGGGACCGGATCTCCGCGGTGATCGGGCGGCCGGTCACCCGCGCCGCGTGCCCGCTCGGCCGGTACGACCGCGGCACCCTCGGCGCGCTGCGCCGGCTCGGCTACACCACCGTCTTCACCAGCGACCGGCGCCCGGCGCGGCCCGGCCGCTGGTTGCAGCCGCGGTTCAGCGTCTATCGGGACGACACCCCGTCGACGGTACGTGCGGCCACCCAAGGGTCGCGCCGGCTCCCGGTGCGGCTGCGCAACGCGGCGGCCGGCGTGGTCAAACGCTGGCGCTGA